The genomic window CACCGTGGTCCAGCGGCACCGGCAGCACCGCGGCACCGGCAGCACCGCGGCAGCAGGGGCGCCGGGGGCAGGTCCCCGGCAGCACCGGCAGCACCCGCGGCACCCGCGGCACCCGCAGCACCCGCGGCATCGGTGGCACCGGCGGTACAGCGGCACCGGCGACAGCGGTGGCACCGGCAGCACTGCGGCACCGGCAGCACCGCGGCAGCAGGGGCGCCGGGGGCAGGTCCCCGGCAGCACCGGCAGCACCCGCGGCACCCGCGGCACCCGCGGCACCCGCAGCACCCGCGGCATCGGTGGCACCGGCAGCACCCGCGGCACCCGCGGCACCCGCGGCACCCGCAGCACCCGCGGCATCGGTGGCACCGGCGGTACAGCGGCACCGGGGGCAGCAGGGTCACCGGCAGCACCGTGGCACCGGCGGCACCGGCGGTACCAGCAGCAGTGGTGGCACCGGGCCACCGGTCGCACCGTGGCACCGGCGGCACCAGCGGCACCGGCGGCACCAGCGGCACCAGCGGCACCGGGAGCACCGGGAGCACCGTGGCATCGGCGGCATCGGCGGCATCGGCGGCACCGGGCGCACCGTGGCATCGGCGGCACCAGCGGCACCAGCGGCACCAGCGGCACCAGCGGCACCAGCGGCACCAGCGGCACCAGCGGCACCGGGAGCACCGGGAGCACCGGGCGCACCGTGGCATCGGCGGCACCGGGCGCACCGTGGCATCGGCGGCACCGGCGGCACCGGCGGCCGCCAGGGAACATCAGGGCCGCCGCACCGGTGACCCCGCAGGCCGTGGTGGTGCAGGGCTCGCACGGGTCCTGCGGCGCGCGCACAGTGGTCCCTATGGCTATGGACAATCGGCTTCTGGATCGGCACGCCGAGGCGCTCGCCCTCTTCACCGAGCGCGTGCACGCCGTACGGCCCGAGCAGTGGGACGCCCCCACGCCCTGCGAGGACTGGTCCGTCCGCGACCTCGTGAACCACCTGACCGCCGAGCAGCTCTGGGTGCCGCCCCTGGTGCGCGAGGGCAGGACCCTCGCCGACGTGGGCGACGCCTTCGACGGCGACGTGCTCGGGGAGCACCCCGCCGTCGCCTGGGACCGCGCCGCCTCCGCCGCGAAGGCGGCCATGAGCGAGCCGGGCGCGCTGGACCGCACGGTGCCGCTGTCGTACGGCGAGAGCGGCGTGGCCGCCTACTGCGCGCAGATGGTGGCCGACATGACGGTGCACGCGTGGGACCTGTCGCGGGGCATCGGCGCGGACGAGACACTCCCGGACGCGCTCGTCGACTTCACCGCCCGCGAGGTGGCGCCGTACGCGGCCGATCTCGTGAAGAGCGGGCTGTTCGCGACCGCCGTGCAGCCGCCGGCGGGCGCGGACCCGCAGACGAAGCTGCTCTGCCTGCTCGGACGGGATCCGTCGGCAGGGCGCTGACCACGGGGAGCGCCACCCAGCGCGGAAACGGCCCCGGCGCGGAAACGCCACCCGGCGCGGAATCGGCCCCGGCGCGGAATCGGCCCCCGGTCACGGGAATGGGCCGACCGGAGCGGCAGGACCGCCCGAACCTTCGTATAAAGGGCACGTGGGCCGGGCAGGGTTCCCGGGCGTGAGCACGGGACGTGAGCACGGAGGTGGCGCATGGAGCGGACCGATCCGGAGGGCCACGGTCCGGTCCGTTACGGCCCGCCCGCCCCGGAGCCGGGGCTCCCCGTGCTGCCCGAGCTCGCCGACGTACTCGCGGCCGCCGCCGGGCGTACGTCGACGCCGGAGCCGCCCGGCGGAGGACTCGTCCTGCGGGAGGCGGCCGCGGGCTACTGGTGGCGGCGCGGACTGCGCAGCCGCCCCGAGGAGGTCGCCGCAGCGCCGGGCGCGCAGCCGCTGCTGCTCGCCCTGCTCGCCGCGCACGGCGGCGATGTGCTGATGCCGCGGCCGTGCCCCGCCTGGTGGACACCGCAGGCCCGGCTCCTCGGCCGCCCGGCCTACCACGTGCCGACGCCCGCGGAGTGCGGCGGCGTGCCGGATCCGTACGCGCTGCTGGAGACGGTGCGCAGAGTGCGGGCAGAAGGCGGCACTCCGCATCTGCTGCTGCTGTCCGTCGCCGACGACCCGACCGCCACCGTCGCGCCGCCCGAGCTCGTACGGGAGGCGTGCGAGGCGGCCGTCGGCGAGGGCCTGCACATCGTCAGCGACGAGACCTGGCGGGACACGCTGCACCGGCCGCACGAGCGGGTGCTGCTGAGCCCCGCCGAGATGTGCCCCGACGACGTGACCGTCCTCAGCGACCTGTCGGGCGCGCTCGCCCCTCCGGCCTGGCCGGTGGCGGTCGCCCGCTTCCCCGCGACGGAGGGCGCGACGGTACGGAGGGCGAGGGTCCTCGACATCCTCACCGCGCTCGGGGCGTTCGTGGCCGGGCCGGTCGCGGTCGCCGCCGCGCACGCCCTCGGGGAACCCGCGCCGGTCACCACGAGGTCCGCTCGCGCTGCCGCCCTGCACGGTCAGGTCGCGGCGGCGGCCCACCGTGCGGTCCTCTCCGCCGGTGCGCTCGCCCGCCCCCCGCAGGCGGGCCGTCATCTGTACGCCGACCTCGGCCCGCTGCGCGGCCGCCTCGCGGCGCGCGGTGTCACCGACTCCATGGAGCTGGAGGACTACCTCAGCGTCAGCCTGGGCAGCCCGTCCCCCGGGGGCCACCGCTTCGGCGACGAACTCGGCGCCCTCCGCGTCCGGCTCGGCACGGCCGCGCTGCTCGGCACCACGCCGGAGGAGCGCCTCCAGTCCCTCGCATCGGACCAGCCCCTGGAACTGCCCCATGTGGCCCGTTCCCTCGACTCCTTCGCATCGGCCTTCGACGAACTCCGCTGACCCCTCCACCGCCAACCGCGACCCGCGATCCCCCAACCGCGCCGAACGGAGCAGCAGATGACGGACCACACGGAGCCGCCCCCGCCCCGCCCCTCCACCACCCCGCCCCGCCCCTCGACCACCTCAGTGCCGTCCCCCGGCGGTGCGGGCACCCCGGTTGTCGGCCTGCCCGTCCGCGCGGGTACGGCAGGGCCCCAGGCCGAGGCCCCGGGCGCGCCGCACCCCGCGCAGTCCGCCCAGTCCGCCCAGTCCGCGCCGGTCGCACCGGTGCCGCCCGCGCAACCGCGGCCCTTCGGGCCCGGCCGGCGGTGGCCGCGGTCGTTCGCCGGGCGGCTCACCGCGCCGTTGCCCGGTGTGAGGGCGATGGCCAGGCTGGCCAGGGAAGGCGCGTTGCGGCCCGCGGCAGCGGGGCTCGCGGACATTCCGCAGCTGCCGTTCGCGCCGGGGCCGCTGCCCGCCGCCGAGCCGGGCACCGTCGCCGTCACCTGGGCCGGGCACGCCAGCTGGGTGGTCGCCATCGGCGGGCTGACCGTGCTCACCGACCCCGTGTGGTCCCGCAGGATCCTCGGCACACCGGCCCGGCTGACCCCCGTCGGGGTCCGCTGGGAGGACCTCCCGCCCGTCGACGCCGTGGTGATCAGCCACAACCACTACGACCACCTCGACGCCCCCACCATCGCCCGACTCCCGCGCCGCACCCCGCTCTTCGTCCCGGGCGGGCTCGGACGCTGGTTCCGGCGGCGCCGGTTCACCCGGGTGACGGAGCTCGACTGGTGGGAGGCGGCCGAGCTGCCCGCCCCCGGCGGGGGAGCGGTGCGGTTCGACTTCGTACCCGCACACCACTGGTCCAAGCGCACCCTCACCGACAGCTGCCGCTCGCTCTGGGGCGGCTGGATCATCGGCGACCAGCAGGGCCGGCGGGTGCATTTCGCCGGCGACACCGGATACGGGCACTGGTTCAAGGAGATCGGGCGCCGCTACCAGGCCATCGATCTGACGCTGCTGCCGATCGGGGCGTACGCACCGCGCTGGTGGCTCAGCACCGTGCACACCGACCCCGAGGAGGCCGTGCAGGCGTTCACGGACCTCGGCGCCCGGAACATGGCTCCGATGCACTGGGCCACCTTCGTGCTCTCCGCCGAGCCGGTCCTGGAGCCGCTCCAGCGGCTGCTCGCCGCTTGGGAGTACACGGGCCTGCCGCGTGAACGCCTGTGGGACCTCCCGGTCGGCGGCTCCCGGGTGCTGCCCGTGGCCTGAAACCCACCGCCTGACACCGCCGTCTGGAACCGTTGCCTGACACCGTCGCCTGGCACCAGCCGCCTGACACCGTCGCCTGGCACCAGCCGCCTGACACGTGCCGTCCGACACCCGCGACCTGACACGTGCCGTCCGACACCCGCGACCTGACACGTGCCGTCCGACACCCGCGACCTGACACGTGCCGTCCGACACCCGCCGCCGGTCGGCGCGCCGGTGCCGCTGCTCACGCCGGGTGCTGCCCGCCCGGTGAACCGGGACGCGGCCGCCGCAGTCGGCGCCACACCGCGGGCAGACCGCTCAGCAGCAGCGTGAGCGCCACCGCCGCGACCACGCCCTCCCACGGCTCGTCGAACAGCGACCCGCCGAGGATCCCGATCAGCCCATAGGTCGCCGCCCAGGCCAGACACGCCGGCGCATCGCCCCGCGCGAACCACCCGAGCGGCATCCGCGCCAGCAGGCAGGCCAGCATCACCGGGATGCGCCCTGCGGGTGTCAGCCGGGACAGTACGAGCACGGTCGCCTTGTGCTCCTGCAGCTTGCGCTGCGCCTGCGCCAGCCGGTCCGGCGTGGCACGCTCCCGCAGCGCCGCCGGCCACCGCGACCCGTTCTTCGACGCGATCCCGCGCTGCCCGAGCCAGTACAGCGCGATGTCCCCGAGGAACGCCGCCACTGCCGACACGACGAAGACGAACACCAGCGCGAACGGCGCCGTCTGATGGAACGCCACCACCGCCGCCGAACTCACCACCGCCCCCGTCGGGATCACCGGCACCAGCGCCCCGAGCGCCACCAGCAGAAACAGCGACGGATAGCCCACGGCCTGCTGAGTGGACTCCGGCGGCAACCGCCCCACCACGTCGCCGAGCACCGGTGCCATCGGCGCCATCAGCGTCATCGGCGTCACCGGGTGACCTCCGGACGGACGCTCTCGCCGTGCCCGAGCCGGTGCACCGCCACGCTCGGCGCCAGCCGCGCCGCCTTGCGTACGAACTCGTCCCCCGGCGAGTGGAACTCGTGCGGCCTGACCGCGTCCAGCCCGATCGGCCAGTACGTGCCGTAGTGCACAGGCACCGCCGAACGGGGCGCCAGCGCCGCGAGGGCCCGCGCCGCGCGGTCGGGGTTCAGATGGCCGTGCCCCAGGAACGGGCCCCAGCCGCCGACCGGCAGCAGCGCCACGTCCACCGGACCCACCGCCTCCGCCATCTCGTCGAACAGCCCGGTGTCGCCCGCGAAGTACGTCCGCGCCTCGCCCCGGATCACATAGCCGAGCGCCGGCGAGCGCCGCGGCCCGATGGGCAGCCGCCGCCCGTCGTGCAGGGCCGGCACGGCCCGCACCCGCACCTCTCCCACGGCCACCTCGTCGCCCGGCCCGACCTCCGTGATCCGCACCCCGTCGAGCCTCCGCAGGCCCGGCACCGCACGCTGCGCCCCGAGCGGCACGACCAGCAGGGTGCCGGGCGAGAGCCGGGCCAGCGAGGGCAGATGCAGATGGTCGGAGTGCAGATGCGACACGAGCACCGCCTCGGCGACCGCGGCCTCGGGCGGCGGCAGCTCGCCGCGCCGCCGGCGCAGATGGGCGAGCCTGCCCACGAACAGGGGGTCGGTCAGCACCCGGACGCCGGAGTCCACGACCGTACAGGTGGCATGACCCCACCAGGTGACCTCCACCGGCACGCCCCGCCTCCTCGCTCCCGGCTCGTCCGGTACTCCCGGCTCTCCCGCGGTGCTCCCGGAACGAGCCTACGCCGCACGCCTGTCCCGCCCGGACGCACGGGGAGTAGGGTCGGCGGCACCGCAGGCGAGGGCACGAGGGGACGGGGCGGCCGTGGACGACGTACGAGTGGCGGCGATCGCCAGCCTGACCCCGCTGGAGGAGCTCGACAGCGACCCCTTCCTGGTCGACACCCGCAGCCAGCACGCCATGTGCGCCCGCTGGGCCGCCGACAAGGGCTACGCCGTCACCCGCGAGCTGCTGTTCTACGGGCTGCGGCCCGACCACTGCGTGCTGTGGGCCGATGTCGAGGCCGGTCTCGTCGATCTCTTCGTCGCCCCCAACGAGCGCGTCCTCGCCCGTGCGCTGACCTCCGTCGCGGAGTTCGCGGCGGAGTGCGAGCGGCGCGGCGTACGGCTGGAGACGGCCGGGCTCGACGAACCCGTGTACGACGCGGCGGCGAAGGCGAGCGTGCACCGCAGGCTCTCCATGCCGACCGCCGGATACGACGGCTGCTGAGCCCCACGAGCCGCCCCCACGAGCCGCGCCACGAACGTGCCCGCATGGCCCGCCCCCACGCCCCCCGAGCCCGCCCAGCAGTCTGCCCCGTGGGCCGCGCCGGGGCCGCTCGCGGCCTCCGCCCGGGTGAACGGGGACACTCCCCGGATTTGTGCCACGCTGGACGGTGAGCGAAGCACGGGGGCCGGGGGCGAGAGGCAGTGACACGGCGTGGGCGAACGGCGTTGGCGGACCGCTGGCGGCGCCCTGCTGCGCGTGATCGTCGTATGGGCGGTGTCCACGCTCACGATGCTCGCGCTCGCCGCGGTCCTCCCCGACTTCAAGCTCCAGTCCCCGGGCGGGGACAGCATCACCAGGGCGGCGCTCACGGCGGCCTGGGGCGCGGGCGTGTTCGGTCTGCTCAGCGCACTGGTGTGGCCCGTCCTCGTCCGTGCGCTCCTCCTCGTCTCGGCCCTGGTGCTGGGACTGCTGGTGTTCTTCCTGAACGGCTCGCTGCTGCTCATCGCCCTCTGGCTGGTCCCCGACGGGAGCGCCGCCGTGGCCCCGGAGACGGCCGTGGTCGTCGCGGCCGTCATGTCCGCCGTCGCCTCCGCCACCTCCACCGCGCTCGCCGTCCGCGACGACAACGCCTACCGGCGCCGCCTCTCCCGCCTCGCCGACCGGCGCCGCCGCCGGCGCGGCGAACGGATCGGGGGCAGCGCCCCGCCCGGCACGGTCTTCCTCCAGCTCGACGGCGTCGGGCACGCCGTGCTCGTACGGGCCGTCGAGGACGGGCTGATGCCGACCGTCGCGTGCTGGCTGGACGCGTCCCACCGGCTCACCCGCTGGCGCACCGACTGGTCCAGCCAGACCGGCGCGAGCCAGCTGGGCATCCTGCACGGCTCGAACCACGACGTCCCGGGCTTCCGCTGGTACGAGAAGGACACCGGCCGGATCATGGTCAGCAACCGCCCGGCCAGCGCCGCCGAGCTCCAGCGGCGGGCCGTCGAGCGCACCCGTGACGCCGGGCTGCTGAGCCTCGACGGTGCCAGCCGCGGCAACCTCTTCAGCGGCGGGGCCGACCAGCTCGCCCTCGTCCTCTCCGTGGCCGCCCGCCGCGGCCGCGCCAACCGCTCCCGGGCCGGCTACTTCGCCTACTTCTCCGACCCCGCCAACTCCGTGCGCACCGCCGTCTCCTTCGTCGCCGAAGTGGCCCGCGAGCTCGGCCAGTCCGTCCGCTCCCGGCTCAGGGGCGACCGGCCGCGCACCGGCCGCGGCGGCCTCTACCCGTTCATCCGCGCCTTCGCGACCGTCGTCGAACGGGATGTGGTGGTCACCGCCGTGATGGGGGACATGCTCGCCGGGCGCACCGCCGTCTACGCGGACCTCGTCGCGTACGACGAGGTCGCCCACCACTCCGGACCCCACAGCCGCGACGCGGCGAAGGTGCTGGAGCGTATCGACCGGGCCGTCGCGCTGATCGCCAAGGTCGCCGAGCACGCCCCGCGCAGCTACCGGATCGTGCTCCTCTCCGACCACGGACAGAGCCCCGGCGAGACCTTCGCGGGCACGTACGGGCTGACGCTGAGGGACCTCGTACGCGCCGGCTGCGGGCTTCCGGTGTCGCGCCGCGCCGGGCGCACCAGGAGCGGCGCGGAGGCCCGCGACGCCGCACGCGACGCGCTGCGCAGCGCGCTGCACCGGCCGGTCGGGGACGAGGACGCGGCGGAGCGCCCGGCCGGCGGCTCCGATCCGGTCGTCCTCGCCTCCGGCAACCTGGGGCTGATCTCCTTCCCCGAGCTGCCGGGGCGGCTCAGCCGGGAGCAGATCGACCGCCGTCACCCCGCCTTGCTGCACACGCTCGCCGGCCATCCCGGCATCGGCTTCCTGCTGGTCCGCAGCGAGCGGCACGGGTCGGTGCTGCTCGCCAGGGACGGGGCCGCGGGCATCGTGGAACTGCCCCTGGCCGCGCTCGACGGCACCGGGCCGCTGGCCGCCTTCGGACCCGGGGCGGCGGACGCCGTGCGGCGCACCGACTCCTTCCCGCACGTCGCGGACATCATGGTCAACTCGATGTACGACCCGGTGAGCGGCCGGGTGCACGCCTTCGAGGAGCAGATCGGCTCGCACGGCGGACTCGGCGGCGAGCAGTCGTACCCGTTCCTGCTGGCGCCGCGCGAGCTCTCCGATCCCGTCGCGGACGGCGGTGAGCTCGCGGGCGCCGAGCAGGTGCACGAGGTGCTGCGGCGCTGGCTCGGCGAGGCCCCGGGCGACGCACACGCACCTCAGGTGCCGCTCGGCGCCGAGCACGCTCCGCAGGCGCCGCCCGGCGCGGTGCACGGTTCCCGGACGCCGCCCGGCGCCGCGGAGGATCCGCGGCCGGCGGCCCCGGCGGGCGAAGCATTTCCCGCCTCCCGCCGGGCCGGGCAGGACAAAAACGAGTGATTTGGTGCAGCGTGCGACGTCGCCCGATCATGTTCGGGTTTGCACGGAGAAAGGCGCACCACCTTCATGACCATCACAGTTCCCCCCAGGGACACGATCAACGACACGATCGCAACGGTTCCAGAGGGGCAGAGCAAACACGCGCGGCGGTTCGGGCTCCCCGTCGCCACCGCTCTGGTCATGGGCAACATCATCGGCGGCGGCATCTTCCTGCTGCCCGCGTCCGTCGCCCCCTTCGGCACGATCAGCCTCGTCGCCTTCGCGGTCCTGACCGTCGGCGCGATCGCGCTCGCCCTCGTCTTCGGCCGGCTCGCCGAGCGCCATCCGCGCACCGGCGGCCCGTACGTCTACGCCCGCGAGGCCTTCGGCGACTTCGCGGGCTTCCTCGCGGCCTGGTCGTACTGGATCACCGCCTGGGTGTCGAACGCCGCGCTGGCCGTCGCCGCCGTCGGCTACCTCGACGTCCTCGTCCCGCTCCACGACTCCAAGCCCGCGACCATCGGGGCGGCCCTGCTGCTCCAGTGGCTGCCCGCCCTCGCCAACCTCGCGGGCACGCGGTACGTGGGCGCCGTCCAGCTCGTCGCGACCGTCATGAAGTTCGTGCCGCTGCTGCTCGTCGCCGTCGGCGGGCTCTTCTTCTTCGACGCCGACGACCTCGGCCCGTTCGAGGCGAGCGGCACCGGCACCGTCGGCGCGCTCTCCGCGTCCGCCGCGATCCTGCTCTTCAGCTACCTCGGCGTGGAGTCCGCCGCGGTCAGCGCGGGCGAGGTGCGCGACCCGCAGCGCAACGTCGGACGCGCCACCATCCTCGGCACCGCCGGCGCCGCGGTGATCTATCTGCTGGGCACCCTCGCCGTCTTCGGGCTCGTCTCGCACGACCGGCTGGGCGAGTCCACCGCGCCGTTCTCCGACGCCGTCAACGCGATGTTCGGCGGGGCCTGGGGCGGTACGGCCGTGGCCTGCATGGCGCTCGTCTCGATGGTCGGCGCGCTCAACGGATGGACGCTGCTGAGCGCCCAGACGCCGTACGCCGCCGCCAAGGACGGCCTGTTCCCCGCGGCCTTCGCGCGCAAGCGGCGCGGCGTGCCGACCGTCGGCGTCCTCGTGACCGTCGTGCTCGCCTCGCTGCTGACCGTCTACAACTACACCGTCGGCTCGGAAGGCGTGTTCGAGGTCCTCGTCCTCGTCACCACCTTCACGGCGACGGTGCCCTACCTGCTGTCCACCGCCGCACAGATCCACTACCTGGCCTCCGGGCAGGCACACCGTGTCAACCGGGCCCGGCTCGTCCGCGACGGCGTGCTGGCGGCGGTCGCCGCCGGTTTCTCGCTGTGGCTGGTCGCGGGGTCGGGCTACGCGGCGGTCTACCAGGGCGTGCTGTTCCTGTTCGCCGGCGTGCTCGTGTACGCGTGGATGTCGGCGCGCAAGGCGAACGCGGCGTAACGGCGTAACCGCGTAGGCCGGAAGGGGGTTTCCCGGCCCGGCGGCGGCGCGCCTGGGCGGCGGGCGGGGCACATGTGGCATGTGCAGGAGGTGTTCCCCGTGAACCGTTCCGCGCGCCGCGCCGCCGTTCGTGCCGCGCTCGTCGTACTGCTGGCGCTCGCCGCCCTGTTCGTGGCGCAGGCGGGCGCCGCCGGAACCGTACCCTCGCAGGCCGCGGAGAGCCGGCCCGCGGGCTCCTCCACGCCGGAGCAGGAGGTGGCCGGGACGGAGCAGCCGGCGCCGCCGTCCCGGGCGCAGCGCCGCATCGGGCCACCGGCCCCCGACCACCGGGCGGAGACCCCCGCGCCCGGCGCGGCAGGCCCGTGCGCGGCCACCGGGCCGGTGCTGCGGCGGCCCTCGGCGCACCCGCTGAGGTCCGTGGTCCTGCGCTGCTGAGGGCGACACCGCTCCGACGGTCCGTCACCCCTCATCACCCGTAAGGACACAGTCATGGCCATCGACCCCATTGCCGCAGTGAACGCCATCATCCGCGCCGAGGCCGCCCGTACGGGCCCGTCGGCCGAGCAGCCGGACGCCCGGTCCAGGTCCGCGGCACCGGAACCCGAACCTGAACCGGCGCCGCAGGCCGGCAGGAAAGGCCGAGCCCCGGAGACCGGGCCCGCCCGCTGAACCGCGGCCGGATCCGGTGCGGCCGGCCCGCCGCACCGGATCCGGCCCGATCCGAACGACAGCCCTGGCTCTGCCACGTGTCGGGCGCGACAGTGGTCATACGGAAGCCGTAACGTCGCCCGCAGAAAATCAGGCAATCCGGAATCCGGAGGGAGCCCTGCTCATGCCCACAGAGCCGCTGTCGCAGAAGGAGATCGAGGACCGGCTGCGCGAGCTGCCCGGCTGGTCCCAGGAGGGCGACCGGATCGCCCGCACGTACCGACTCGGCACCCACTTCGCCGCGACCGCGCTCGTCGTCCATGTGGCGCACATCCAGGACGAGCTCGACCACCACTCCGACCTCACCCTCGGCTACCACACGGTCAACCTCACCGTGAACACCCACGACGCCGGCGGTGCCATCACCGACCGCGACTTCGAGCTCGCGCGCCGCGTGGAATCCGTCGCCCCGAGCCACGGCGCGAGCTGACCGTGCTGCACGACGACGAGTCCCTGGAGACGCTGGACGAGAAAGGCACCGCCGCGGGGGCCGGCGGCGGCGCGGCAGCCGCCACGGCCGGCCCCGGCCGGGACACGCTGCTCGACTACGACCTGGAGGCCGCGCTCTACGACGCCTCGCGCGGCGGCGTGCCCCGTGCGGCCGCGGCCGCCGTGGCCGTGCTCTCGCTGGTCCCGGCCGAGGCCCGCGCGCTCCTCGACATCGGCTGCGGCACCGGCCTCGTCACCGAGCGGCTCGCCCGGCCCGGACTGCGCGTGCTCGGCGCCGACACGGCGCCGGGCATGACCCGTATCGCCGCCGCCCGGGTCGGCGCCGTGGTCCTCGCCGACGTCCGGCGGCTGCCGCTGCCCGACGCCTGCGTGGACGCGGTCAGCGCGGTGTGGCTGCTGCATCTCGTACGGGACGCCCGCGCCATCGTCGCCGAGGCGGCGCGGGTGCTGCGTCCCGGCGGGGTGTTCGTCACCACCGTCGACAAGGACGCCGGGCACGACGTGGGCAGCGACATCGACGCCGTCCTCGCGCCCTACCGCTCGACGGAGGCGTACGACCGCGCGGAGCGCATCGAGGCGTTCGGCGCGGTGCACGGCCTCTCCCCGGCCGGGGAGACGCACTTCACCGGCCACGGCCAGGGCCGCTCGCCGCGCCGCGCCGCGCAGGCGCTGCTGCGCGGCGACTACGCGCGCCGCCTGACGGCCCGCGGCGCGGTCGCCGAGAAGCTCGCCGCGGAGCTGCGCGGCCTGCCGGACCCGGACGACCCCCGCCCCGAGCCGCGCTACCGGCTGCTCGCACTGCGCAGATCCCCAGGGCACGGGTGAGGGGGCGTCACCCGTCCCCGGGCGCTGCGGCGTCCATCGCGACGCGCCGCGAAGTGCCCCACGCCCGGCCGGGCGCGGGAGCGCCGGGGCCCGGGCTCCGGCGCCGACCCCTTCCCGGTGCCGCGGCCGTTTTGCCGGAACCGCAACACGGCTCGCCAGGACCGGCCGCCGCGGGCACCCTGACGCCATGAATCGTCACCACGGCAACCAGGGCCACGGCCAGGGCCACGGCCACCACCACGACAGCACCCACATCGACTGGGACGAGATGGCCCCGCTGCTCGAACGCGGCGGCGAGATGCACCTGCCGCTGTACGCGCAGGCCGCCGCCTGGATCGGCGAGCAACTGCCCGTCGCCGGAGTGCGCCGCGTCCTCGACATCGGCAGCGGGCCGGGCGTGGTCACCTGCATGCTCGCCGAGGCGTTCCCGTACGCCGAGATCGTCGCCGTGGACGCCACCCCCGCGCTCCTCGACCGCGCCCGGGCGAGGGCCGAAGGCCGCGGACTCGGCG from Streptomyces sp. FIT100 includes these protein-coding regions:
- a CDS encoding class I SAM-dependent methyltransferase, producing the protein MLDYDLEAALYDASRGGVPRAAAAAVAVLSLVPAEARALLDIGCGTGLVTERLARPGLRVLGADTAPGMTRIAAARVGAVVLADVRRLPLPDACVDAVSAVWLLHLVRDARAIVAEAARVLRPGGVFVTTVDKDAGHDVGSDIDAVLAPYRSTEAYDRAERIEAFGAVHGLSPAGETHFTGHGQGRSPRRAAQALLRGDYARRLTARGAVAEKLAAELRGLPDPDDPRPEPRYRLLALRRSPGHG